The stretch of DNA GCCGATGAGGATCGTCAACGCACCTAAAATGAAGAAAGGTGCTTTCCACGCATCATTACCGAGAAAGCCGCGCGACATTTCAATCATATAAGGCGTGACCAACAGACCCGCCGTCAAGCCGACCGACAGACCGCTGATGACGACCCCCATGCCCAACCCCATCTTTTTAGGCGGTGTCACTTGTGCAATGAATGAACGGTCATTGGAATAAAGGACACCTTCCCCAAGTCCCGTCAAAATCCGAAGGGCAATGAACAGAAAGAGCCCGTTGAACAGTCCGGTAAGCAACGTCGTAACCCCTGCCCAGAAAATACTAATCAAAATCATATTCCGGTAACCGAATTTGTCGCCGAAATACCCACCCGGAAATTGAGTCAGCATATAGCCGACAAAAAAGAGACTTCCTAACAATCCCCCAAGTGCGTACGGATTGTCAACGGATGCAAGAAAGGCGACATCATTTTCAATCATCCATGTGACAATCGGCCCCGTAATCGTCCGGTCAAAATAGGAAATAAACCAACCGACAAATAATAATCCCCAAACGCGGTAATACGGTTTCCCAGTTGTAGTCATCGTTTTCCTCCCCTAAATTGAAAATGGATAGTCTCCTTGCAATCGTTTACATTTCAGTACTACTTATTATCTATCCACTCGCTCGTCTAGCACCCGTTTTGATTTCATTGTAAAGCGTGGAAGCGAACCGGACGCCACATTTTCAACAGCAATCCGTAACCCGACGCGATCTCGTAAAAGTGCAGCCAATTCCGCAATTATATTGGAATCCGATTCGATTTGAACTTTAATCTGGTCCATTCCGTTCTCGGTGTAGTAGACAATCCGGAACTCCTTCACTTCAGCGAACTCCCGGACAATCGCCTCAATGGAGGAAGGATAGATATTGATGCCCCGGATGACGACCATGTCATCGGCGCGTCCCAGTACGCCTCCCGGGAAAAACTTGAATGGATTGCCGCATGCACAAACTTCCTCGGAATTCAACACGACATCCGCTGTCCGATACCGAATGAGCGGGTAACCATAGCGCCCCAAGTTGGTCAACACGAGCTCCCCTTTTTCTCCGACAGCAACCGGTTCCAACGTTTCTGGATCCAACACTTCGGCGATGAATTCGGCTTCATTGACATGAATTCCGTTTTGCTCGGAGCAAGAGTACCCATATGCCCCCATCTCGGTCATGCCTACGTGGTCGAACAGTTTCGCTCCCCAAAGCGTCTCGATCCGCTTCCGGGTGGAAGGTACGGAACCGCCCGGCTCACCCGCTGTTATAATTTTGGTGATCGTACTATTCTGTAGATCCACTTCCAGTTCTTCCGCCACTTCCGCCAGATGCAAAGCGTAACTTGGCGTACAGAGGAGAACCGTTGCTTCATTTTCCATCATGCAATATAGACGTTCTTTCGTGGATTGGCTCCCTCCCGTGATGACGAGGGACTGGTTTCTCTTCGCCGCTTCGAACGCAGCCCAAAACCCGATGAACGGGCCGAATGAAAATGCGAGAAACACGCGATCCGCCTTCGTAACACCACTGGAACGGTACACCTCCAACCAACAATCCTCCCACCACGACCAACTTTCAGCCGTATCCAATACCTTCAGCGGAGAACCCGATGTTCCCGAGGTTTGGTGATAACGGATATAGTCCTCAACAGGATAAGAATGGTTACTGCCATACATACCATTATTCTTTTGATCCTCCACCAACTCTTGCTTCAGCGTTAGAGGAAGGCCCTGTAGCTGTTCTAATGAAGAAAGCGGCAATTGCACCTGTTCCAGTTTTTTTTGATAAAACGCATTTTGCCCTTTAGTAAACGCAAGCAAGTCATTTAATCGAGCAAGTTGGTCCTGATGTAATTTGTTTGGAGAAGAACTTTGCGTAATCATATGATCCCATCCTTTTTGTGTTTTGTTACAGACTACACTCTGCTGGCACCGGACTCGGCAGCAGCCATTTTATCTTTGACCATTCCAGGGATGGAAACTGCTTTCGGCTTCTTTCCTGCAAACGAAGCCCATGCGCGAATCTCGCTTCCCTCCGCCACCAACTCGTCTTCTTTGTAAAAGCGATGCTGAAATTGGAAGACTTTATCCCGCATTTCTACGACCGTTGTACGAATAGTAAAAGAATCTTCAAATACTAGCGGCCGGAAAAACTTACAGTTTGTTTCGAGTAAGGGCAATCCGATTTGTTCTTCTGTCATCAAAATGGAAGTCGCAAACCCGATCGACTTGAAAAAATGATGCGTCGCCTGATCCATCCATTTGTAAAAGTTCGGATAGAAAACAATCCCCGCTGCATCCGTGTCCCCCCACTGCACGCTCCATTCATACGTAATTCCTGACATTTTCCACACTCCTTAGAAGTTCACAATTTGGTCTTATTTGCGTGTGTATTGACAATCTTAGTATGATGGTTTTAGCATTTATACCTTTTTGTTCTTCTATATGGAACAAAACATAACTTTTTTATTTTTATTCTGATAATTCGTTCTTAACTGACTAAAAAAGGAGGATTTTCATGAAAACCGGACAAGGTCTTCAACGAAGTTCATCTATTGAAAATTCGATGTGTATTTTAAAAGCCTTTTCCATGGATCAACCCGAACTGCGGGTGGTCGATGTCGCGGAACAATTAGACATCGCAAAAAGTACGGCGCATCGTTTGCTATCGACATTGGCGAGTGAAGGGTTCGTCTACAAAGATCCGCAATCCAACCATTACAGCCTCGGCGTTTCAGTCTTGGCCTTGACGAATATTGTGAATTCCCAATTGCCCATCGTGGAAGAAGCCACCCCCATCCTGAATGCGTTAACAGAAAAAACGGGGGAAAGTTCCCATATGGCGATACGGGAAGGACAAGAGGTCATTTATTTACAAAAGATCGATAATGAATATTCCGTTCATGTGACGACTCATATCGGTCGCCGGAATCCTGTTCACTGCACGAGCACCGGGCAAGCGATCCTAGCTTTTGAATCAGACGAAGTGGTAGATGAAATACTATCTCGCCCTTTACCAAAATTTACGGAACATACCATTACCGATCCCCAGCAATTACGGGATAGATTAAGAGAAATCAAGCGCTTAGGTTACGTCATCGATATCCAAGGTTTCGAGAAAAAGGTCATTTCCATCGGCGCGCCGATTTTCAATAGCAAAGATGAAGTCATGGCTTCCGTGAACATCACAGGTCCAGTGATCCGGTTGAAAGAAAAGGAAGCGCAGCGGAAGTGCGTGGAAGAAGTGGTGGCAGCCGCAAGACGGATATCCAATCTCGTCAAACTGCGGAAAAGACTGTTCGAGGAGGGGAAAGCGTGATGACACAGACACCATCCGATAAATATTTGATTACATCCGTGAAAAATGCCATGCGCATGCTGCGATTATTCAATAGAAGACAAACCGAGATCGGGCTGACGAGCATTGCCGAACAAATCGGCGTGCCCAAAAGCACAGCCCATCGAATCGCTGCCTTATTGGTGAAGGAAGGATTCCTGTCCAAAAACCCGAGAAGCGGTAAATACCGGCTGGGCCTGTCGCTTTTGACATTGGGCGGGGTCGTCTCCACCCACCGGGAAATGTACCGGGAAGCCTTTCCTGTCGTCAGCGAACTAGTCAACGAGGTGAATGAAACCGCTCATATTTGTTTATTGGAAAACGATGAGGTCGTCTACCTGTTTCGAAAAGAGAGCGAACGGCATAACCGGCTCATCACTTCGATCGGCAGGAAAAACCCGATCCATTGTACCGGGGAAGGGCTCTGCATCCTAGCCTTCCAAGATGACAGGACTATTGAGCGTGTGCTGTCCAATCCGTTGTATCCCTATACACCCAGGACGTTGACGAAAAAGGAGGCAATCTTACAAGAGTTGGAGCTGATTCGCAAAAGAGGATATGCAATCTCGATCGAACAATTCTTCGAAGGCTTCATGGGAATCTCCGCACCGATTCGTGATTACTCCCAACACGTCGTTTCCTCCCTCGCCATCATCGGCTCCACTTCGACTATCACGCACGACCGATTCCCGGAGTTGATCGAAAGAGTGGTCAGCGCGGCTAAAGAGATTTCCGAGCATCTAGGATATTACGAGGCTTAGATTTTTTAATTTTTAATTCTATTCAATAATTTTTTGAAAAGTGTTCCGCATAGAAGAACGATACTATGTTTCGCTTCCTTTGGTCTCGTTATAATCAAGACAGATTAAAAAAACGAGACAAAGGAGTTTTTAATATGGTGAAAAATGTTGAAGTGGTAGTTGTAGGGTCCGGGCCGGTCGGCTTGACGGCGGCACTCGCCTTGCAAAACCAAGGCATTTCCTGTGTGGTGATCGAAGCGGAAGAAA from Bacillus sp. OxB-1 encodes:
- a CDS encoding phenylacetate--CoA ligase family protein, with the protein product MITQSSSPNKLHQDQLARLNDLLAFTKGQNAFYQKKLEQVQLPLSSLEQLQGLPLTLKQELVEDQKNNGMYGSNHSYPVEDYIRYHQTSGTSGSPLKVLDTAESWSWWEDCWLEVYRSSGVTKADRVFLAFSFGPFIGFWAAFEAAKRNQSLVITGGSQSTKERLYCMMENEATVLLCTPSYALHLAEVAEELEVDLQNSTITKIITAGEPGGSVPSTRKRIETLWGAKLFDHVGMTEMGAYGYSCSEQNGIHVNEAEFIAEVLDPETLEPVAVGEKGELVLTNLGRYGYPLIRYRTADVVLNSEEVCACGNPFKFFPGGVLGRADDMVVIRGINIYPSSIEAIVREFAEVKEFRIVYYTENGMDQIKVQIESDSNIIAELAALLRDRVGLRIAVENVASGSLPRFTMKSKRVLDERVDR
- a CDS encoding acyl-CoA thioesterase; the encoded protein is MSGITYEWSVQWGDTDAAGIVFYPNFYKWMDQATHHFFKSIGFATSILMTEEQIGLPLLETNCKFFRPLVFEDSFTIRTTVVEMRDKVFQFQHRFYKEDELVAEGSEIRAWASFAGKKPKAVSIPGMVKDKMAAAESGASRV
- a CDS encoding IclR family transcriptional regulator; this translates as MKTGQGLQRSSSIENSMCILKAFSMDQPELRVVDVAEQLDIAKSTAHRLLSTLASEGFVYKDPQSNHYSLGVSVLALTNIVNSQLPIVEEATPILNALTEKTGESSHMAIREGQEVIYLQKIDNEYSVHVTTHIGRRNPVHCTSTGQAILAFESDEVVDEILSRPLPKFTEHTITDPQQLRDRLREIKRLGYVIDIQGFEKKVISIGAPIFNSKDEVMASVNITGPVIRLKEKEAQRKCVEEVVAAARRISNLVKLRKRLFEEGKA
- a CDS encoding IclR family transcriptional regulator; amino-acid sequence: MTQTPSDKYLITSVKNAMRMLRLFNRRQTEIGLTSIAEQIGVPKSTAHRIAALLVKEGFLSKNPRSGKYRLGLSLLTLGGVVSTHREMYREAFPVVSELVNEVNETAHICLLENDEVVYLFRKESERHNRLITSIGRKNPIHCTGEGLCILAFQDDRTIERVLSNPLYPYTPRTLTKKEAILQELELIRKRGYAISIEQFFEGFMGISAPIRDYSQHVVSSLAIIGSTSTITHDRFPELIERVVSAAKEISEHLGYYEA